The proteins below come from a single Limosilactobacillus reuteri genomic window:
- the mraZ gene encoding division/cell wall cluster transcriptional repressor MraZ — protein sequence MLMGEFTHTIDSKGRLIIPAKFREQLGAHFIVTRGLDGCLFGYPLNEWAILEQKLKALPLTKRDARAFVRFLYSAATDCEIDKQGRINIPITLRTHASLEKKCVIVGVSNRLEIWSAERWNKFTSETADNFDEIAEDLNIDF from the coding sequence GTGTTAATGGGAGAATTTACACACACTATTGATTCCAAAGGCCGATTAATTATTCCTGCCAAATTTCGAGAACAATTGGGGGCACACTTCATTGTTACTCGGGGGTTAGATGGATGTTTGTTTGGATATCCATTAAATGAATGGGCGATTTTAGAGCAAAAGCTAAAGGCGCTCCCATTAACAAAGCGTGATGCACGTGCATTTGTACGTTTTTTATATTCCGCTGCGACAGATTGCGAAATTGATAAACAAGGACGGATTAATATTCCGATAACATTACGAACTCATGCCTCACTTGAAAAGAAATGTGTAATCGTTGGTGTGTCTAATCGCTTAGAAATCTGGAGCGCTGAACGGTGGAATAAATTTACAAGCGAAACAGCTGATAATTTTGATGAGATTGCTGAAGATCTTAATATTGATTTTTAA
- the ftsL gene encoding cell division protein FtsL, whose translation MVSNAARQLAGEQQPQQAPRKKTYQQLKISPSPVRWSKFERSLVAVGSLITLFLMISLLSTKISINNQQRRLQDTQTQITKAKSSNTSLQQEIAELTTQSHLKSAAHKYGLSDKNSNVRNVNK comes from the coding sequence ATGGTTTCAAATGCGGCAAGGCAACTGGCGGGAGAGCAACAACCGCAGCAAGCGCCAAGAAAAAAGACTTATCAACAACTAAAAATTTCTCCAAGTCCGGTTAGATGGTCAAAATTTGAAAGATCTTTAGTAGCAGTAGGTAGCTTAATTACGCTATTCTTAATGATTAGCTTACTTTCTACAAAAATTAGTATTAATAATCAGCAACGGCGCTTACAGGATACCCAAACTCAAATTACTAAGGCAAAAAGTAGTAATACAAGTTTGCAGCAAGAAATCGCTGAATTGACGACTCAATCGCATTTGAAATCAGCAGCACATAAATATGGATTATCAGATAAAAATTCAAATGTAAGGAACGTTAATAAATAA
- a CDS encoding tRNA (cytidine(34)-2'-O)-methyltransferase, translated as MTNHIVLFEPLFPANTGNIARTCAGTNTELHLIKPLGFSTDDKHMKRAGLDYWDKVKITYHEDLPSFMKTIPDINRLYIVSKFATHDYSDVDYTGEGDHYFLFGKETTGLPERFMQKYPENAIRIPQNDNNIRALNLSNSAAIVIYEVLRQQSFPNLARVHKYEFDKLK; from the coding sequence ATGACAAACCATATTGTCTTGTTTGAACCATTGTTTCCAGCAAATACAGGAAATATTGCACGAACTTGTGCGGGAACAAATACTGAATTACATTTAATTAAGCCATTAGGATTTTCAACTGATGATAAGCATATGAAACGGGCTGGATTAGACTACTGGGATAAAGTAAAGATCACGTATCATGAGGATTTACCTTCATTTATGAAGACTATTCCTGATATTAACCGTTTATATATTGTTTCTAAGTTTGCCACTCATGATTATAGTGATGTTGATTATACGGGTGAAGGAGATCATTATTTCCTATTTGGAAAAGAAACAACTGGCTTGCCCGAACGTTTTATGCAAAAATATCCAGAAAATGCTATCCGGATTCCACAAAATGATAATAATATTCGGGCCCTGAATTTATCGAATAGTGCAGCGATTGTTATTTATGAGGTATTGCGGCAACAGAGTTTTCCTAATTTAGCCCGAGTTCATAAATATGAATTCGATAAATTAAAGTAA
- a CDS encoding DUF4044 domain-containing protein, protein MQRKKKTRFQKITMVAIWLMLIAMLGSLIFGAVASLNLI, encoded by the coding sequence ATGCAGCGAAAAAAGAAAACTCGTTTCCAAAAAATTACCATGGTTGCTATTTGGCTCATGTTAATTGCAATGCTTGGTTCTTTAATCTTTGGAGCAGTTGCATCCTTAAACTTAATTTAG
- a CDS encoding penicillin-binding protein: MNKKPQRTKNRGHRENRGTFGKWLFLITVGLFTLFIVRFAYIAINKDVQHVNLRSQAEQIYTQQRIIQARRGDIYDSEGNPLATDTSKYTLYAVLDRTQKSSDGKPLYVKDRKKTAKVLSQYIDLTPKQIEKILKPKGQAYQVEFGNAGSNLSVSTMQKIKNRHLPGINFIATPARQYPEGEFASQIIGMATPKVKNDNGTEETNLVGQLGLEGYFNKQLTGINGLRKDKQDVYGYQIANSKQVTKKAVNGDNIYTTLDSQTQHFLENKVNKVYKSSNANAMTAVVMEAKTGKIIAATQRPTLHAENNPVWRNMLVQDAYEPGSVMKILSLAAAIDTGHFNPNATFNSGTWAMGGGKITDWSSSGWGTISYKDAFDMSSNVGFAHVEQDMGAETWMKYIKRFGLLKKVNVIGMSNEVNGYTSFKGILAQANTAFGQGITVNVMQMMQAFSAIGNNGKMMKPYIVSKVVDGNSGKTIQKVKPKVVGHPIKASTAKKVLGYMQGVVYDQKGLGHDYQIKGYRIAGKTTTAQIGGAHGYSTGDTNYLYSFAGMAPAKNPKYIMYVTLRQPQNLKKTATKQIASVFNPTMKMLLSQQKVAEKVKKKVITMPNVVGQASDEANKELSGKGMQVIVVGSGKKVKQQSAVPDEQVLTDQHVILDTGGEYKMPDISGWSSADVQQLAKVLKLKVKENGNGYVTQQSILPDTTIKRGTTLTVQYEAKN, encoded by the coding sequence ATGAATAAGAAGCCACAACGAACGAAAAATAGGGGACATAGAGAAAACCGAGGGACCTTTGGCAAATGGCTCTTTCTAATCACGGTTGGATTGTTTACCTTATTTATCGTTCGTTTTGCGTATATCGCAATAAATAAGGATGTTCAACATGTTAACTTACGGTCACAAGCGGAACAAATTTATACCCAGCAGCGAATTATTCAAGCGCGACGGGGTGATATTTATGATTCAGAAGGGAATCCCTTGGCAACTGATACAAGTAAATATACCCTCTATGCGGTTTTGGATCGAACCCAAAAGTCTTCTGATGGTAAACCGTTATATGTAAAAGATCGAAAAAAAACTGCCAAGGTATTATCACAGTATATTGACCTGACACCAAAGCAAATTGAAAAGATTCTTAAACCAAAAGGGCAAGCCTACCAAGTTGAATTTGGAAATGCTGGAAGCAACCTTTCTGTTTCAACAATGCAGAAGATCAAGAACCGGCACTTGCCAGGAATTAATTTTATTGCGACTCCAGCACGTCAATATCCAGAAGGCGAATTTGCTTCTCAAATAATTGGGATGGCAACTCCTAAAGTTAAAAATGATAATGGAACTGAAGAGACCAACTTAGTGGGACAATTGGGCTTAGAAGGCTACTTTAATAAACAACTGACAGGAATAAACGGGTTGAGAAAAGATAAACAGGACGTCTATGGATACCAAATTGCTAATTCTAAGCAGGTAACTAAAAAAGCCGTCAATGGAGATAATATCTACACTACCCTTGATTCACAAACCCAACATTTTCTCGAAAATAAAGTTAATAAAGTTTATAAAAGTTCTAACGCCAATGCAATGACTGCAGTTGTAATGGAAGCTAAAACAGGTAAAATTATTGCCGCTACGCAACGGCCAACTCTTCATGCAGAAAATAATCCTGTTTGGCGGAATATGTTAGTTCAAGATGCTTATGAACCAGGTTCGGTAATGAAAATTTTGTCATTAGCTGCTGCTATTGATACCGGACATTTTAATCCTAATGCGACCTTTAATTCGGGAACATGGGCTATGGGTGGCGGAAAAATCACTGATTGGTCAAGTTCTGGTTGGGGAACAATTTCCTATAAAGATGCTTTTGATATGTCTAGTAATGTTGGGTTTGCTCATGTAGAGCAGGACATGGGAGCAGAGACATGGATGAAGTACATTAAACGATTTGGCCTGTTAAAAAAAGTTAATGTTATCGGAATGAGTAACGAGGTTAATGGTTATACTTCATTCAAAGGGATTCTTGCTCAGGCAAATACCGCTTTTGGACAGGGAATTACTGTAAATGTCATGCAGATGATGCAAGCGTTCAGTGCTATTGGCAATAATGGTAAAATGATGAAGCCTTACATTGTTAGCAAAGTTGTAGATGGTAATAGCGGAAAGACGATTCAAAAGGTTAAGCCTAAAGTTGTTGGACACCCAATAAAAGCATCGACAGCGAAAAAGGTCCTTGGTTACATGCAAGGCGTTGTTTATGATCAAAAGGGCCTTGGCCATGATTACCAAATTAAGGGTTACCGAATTGCTGGAAAGACCACAACTGCACAAATTGGTGGTGCTCATGGTTATTCAACTGGTGATACAAACTACCTTTACTCCTTTGCAGGGATGGCACCAGCTAAAAATCCAAAGTATATTATGTATGTCACCCTTCGCCAACCGCAAAACCTTAAAAAAACAGCAACCAAACAAATTGCCAGCGTCTTTAATCCGACAATGAAAATGTTGTTGAGCCAACAAAAAGTTGCAGAAAAGGTCAAGAAAAAGGTTATTACAATGCCTAATGTTGTTGGTCAAGCAAGCGATGAAGCTAATAAAGAATTATCAGGTAAAGGAATGCAGGTAATTGTTGTAGGTTCTGGCAAGAAAGTTAAACAACAATCAGCAGTTCCAGACGAACAAGTGTTAACAGATCAACATGTTATTCTTGATACTGGTGGCGAGTATAAAATGCCAGATATTTCTGGATGGAGTTCTGCGGATGTTCAACAATTAGCTAAGGTCCTTAAGCTAAAAGTAAAAGAAAATGGAAACGGCTATGTTACTCAGCAAAGTATTTTACCTGATACAACTATTAAGCGTGGAACAACTTTAACCGTTCAATATGAAGCTAAAAACTAG
- the mraY gene encoding phospho-N-acetylmuramoyl-pentapeptide-transferase has translation MNFLSAVLTILSSFLITFLLMPSLIKYFRAKKEGQQIRKEGPTWHAKKAGTPTMGGLLFIFSAVVTILWVAAWQGLITNTLWALLFVLVVYGLIGMWDDSIKIFHHQNEGFKPWQKALCQVLAAMVFTVIYQHEGFQMGFGTTQIGWLYGLFIIFWIVGFSNAVNLTDGLDGLVSGLSIISFAAYLIIALVNLNQPGYPEIALFCLAMIGTLLGFFPYNHKPAKIFMGDMGSLAIGASLAAVSLLLHHEWSLLVIGIVYVCETASVILQVASFKTTGKRIFKMTPIHHHFEMSGWSEWKIDIVFWLVGLVAAIIAATTILLVG, from the coding sequence ATGAATTTCTTAAGTGCAGTTTTGACTATTCTTAGTTCATTCTTAATTACGTTTTTATTGATGCCCTCGTTAATTAAATATTTTCGGGCTAAAAAAGAAGGTCAGCAAATTCGTAAGGAAGGCCCTACCTGGCATGCTAAAAAGGCTGGGACGCCAACAATGGGAGGATTATTGTTCATCTTCTCTGCAGTAGTAACAATTTTATGGGTTGCTGCTTGGCAAGGGTTAATTACGAATACGCTGTGGGCACTCCTCTTTGTCCTGGTTGTTTATGGCCTGATTGGGATGTGGGATGATAGTATTAAAATCTTCCACCATCAAAATGAAGGATTTAAACCATGGCAAAAGGCGCTATGTCAGGTATTAGCAGCAATGGTCTTTACAGTTATTTACCAACATGAAGGTTTTCAAATGGGCTTTGGAACAACTCAAATTGGTTGGCTTTACGGTTTGTTTATTATTTTTTGGATCGTCGGCTTTTCAAATGCTGTTAATTTAACCGATGGACTTGATGGCTTGGTAAGTGGTCTTTCCATTATTTCTTTTGCGGCTTATCTAATCATTGCTTTAGTAAATCTCAATCAACCAGGTTATCCTGAAATTGCTCTTTTCTGTTTAGCAATGATCGGAACTTTACTAGGTTTCTTCCCTTATAATCATAAGCCCGCTAAGATTTTCATGGGTGATATGGGATCTTTAGCAATTGGGGCATCCTTAGCCGCTGTTTCATTGTTATTACATCATGAATGGTCCTTATTAGTAATTGGAATTGTTTATGTTTGTGAAACTGCTAGTGTCATTCTTCAAGTGGCTTCATTCAAAACAACCGGTAAACGAATTTTTAAGATGACCCCAATCCACCACCATTTTGAAATGAGCGGATGGAGTGAATGGAAAATTGATATTGTGTTTTGGCTTGTAGGGTTAGTTGCTGCAATTATTGCCGCTACAACAATCTTATTAGTAGGTTAG
- the murG gene encoding undecaprenyldiphospho-muramoylpentapeptide beta-N-acetylglucosaminyltransferase, with amino-acid sequence MRLLVSGGGTGGHIYPALALIERLKQVDPDTEVLYVGTTRGLENKIVPDAGIELETMHMQGFKRSLSLENFKTIYLFLSSVHHAKKIINEFKPDVVLGTGGYVSGAVLYAAAKKHIPTVIHEQNSVVGVTNKFLSRYVDQIAIAFEAARSQFPADKVTMAGNPRAQQVAAKKDSDFSWTSYDLKDDIPTLMIFGGSQGAPKINKTVVDAIPEFNKRPYQVIFATGQKRYDDVKKQLAENNIRPADNVKVVPYIKDMPAKMPRVAALVSRAGATTIAEVTALGVPTILIPSPYVTANHQVKNAQALVKNNAGLMITEDKLDARALLTQADKIMEDEEVRKEMAHAAEKMGRPDAADRLIKILHKAIDEHEK; translated from the coding sequence ATGCGGTTATTGGTATCAGGTGGTGGAACTGGTGGTCATATTTACCCAGCATTAGCATTAATCGAACGCTTAAAGCAGGTTGATCCAGATACTGAAGTGTTATATGTTGGAACAACCCGTGGCCTTGAAAATAAAATTGTACCGGATGCCGGAATTGAGCTTGAAACAATGCATATGCAGGGCTTTAAGCGTTCTCTTTCTCTTGAAAATTTTAAGACAATCTATCTTTTCTTAAGTTCTGTTCATCATGCTAAAAAAATTATTAATGAGTTTAAGCCTGACGTTGTTTTAGGTACAGGTGGATATGTAAGTGGAGCCGTCCTATATGCTGCCGCAAAGAAACATATCCCAACCGTAATTCATGAACAAAATAGTGTTGTTGGTGTAACAAACAAGTTTTTAAGTCGGTATGTTGATCAAATTGCAATTGCATTTGAAGCTGCACGCAGTCAGTTCCCTGCTGATAAAGTTACAATGGCAGGTAATCCTCGTGCTCAACAGGTAGCTGCTAAAAAAGATAGTGACTTTTCATGGACAAGTTATGACTTGAAAGATGATATTCCAACCTTAATGATTTTTGGGGGAAGTCAAGGAGCACCAAAAATTAATAAAACAGTTGTCGACGCTATTCCAGAATTCAATAAGCGTCCTTATCAGGTTATCTTTGCAACCGGTCAAAAACGGTATGATGATGTAAAAAAGCAACTTGCAGAAAATAATATTAGACCAGCTGATAATGTTAAAGTCGTTCCTTACATTAAAGACATGCCGGCTAAGATGCCTCGAGTGGCAGCTTTAGTATCGCGCGCAGGAGCAACCACTATTGCTGAGGTAACGGCACTCGGAGTTCCTACAATCTTAATTCCTAGTCCGTATGTTACCGCTAACCATCAAGTAAAGAATGCTCAAGCTTTAGTTAAGAATAACGCTGGCTTGATGATTACTGAAGATAAGTTAGATGCCCGGGCATTATTGACTCAAGCAGATAAGATTATGGAAGATGAAGAAGTGCGTAAAGAGATGGCGCATGCTGCTGAAAAGATGGGTCGGCCAGATGCCGCTGATAGACTAATTAAGATCTTACATAAGGCAATTGATGAACACGAAAAATAA
- a CDS encoding DNA translocase FtsK has protein sequence MARRKKASSRRTRGKKQQYRLMDNLLGIIVCLLMLVGLFNLGALGTFLDNCFKIFVGSSFPIAMIIVFLYGLCFALYGHRPHFKKRWIAGTIIAYIGLLMWLQTVMFQRLNLHAKVIKTTWNSLSKVIFNGDSTVPVGGGMIGAYLYNGSNILISEVGTAVLSWLLMIIGIIVFFALPWREFLVKCGIGIKKSGAAMANAHDQLMKKRTERATKTTTVPSISVPLAKASRQVKDFFADQESAEPTSTPPVSPAMPAQDPVEPTIRVAGESQVEETQSGRKDDQDSNQRDDAEIKLAGIDAKEDNDYQLPPVSLLSQVKATDQQEDLNNIKKNTKTLQQTLKSFGVDATVENVNLGPSVTKYELRPAVGVKVSRITHLADDLALALAAKDIRIEAPIPGKSLIGIEVPNQQIATVGFRDMVENAPSNDNPMEVPLGRSVTGDIKMADLTKMPHLLIAGATGSGKSVAINVIITSILLKAKPHQVKMLMIDPKKVELSVYNGIPHLLSPVVSEPKKAARALGKVVAEMERRYELFAKFGVRNLDGYNKLVKQQNDDHPDEVQANLPLILVIVDELADLMMTVSHDVEDAIVRIAQMGRAAGIHMILATQRPSVDVITGLIKANVPSRIAFAVSSGVDSRTIIDTNGAEKLLGRGDMLFEPIDQNKPIRIQGAFISDHDVESVVDFIKNERAAEYDDNMVVTDSEIEQEEQTEEEDELFPEALDFVVDQQKASTSLIQRRFRIGYNRAARIIDDMEQRGFIGPANGSKPREVYKQKSEE, from the coding sequence ATGGCGAGAAGAAAAAAGGCATCATCCCGCCGGACAAGAGGGAAAAAACAACAGTATCGATTAATGGATAATCTATTAGGAATAATTGTTTGCCTCTTAATGTTAGTTGGCTTATTTAATTTAGGAGCATTAGGAACCTTTCTCGATAACTGTTTTAAGATTTTTGTAGGGTCATCCTTTCCAATTGCAATGATTATTGTTTTTCTTTATGGATTATGTTTTGCATTGTATGGGCATCGTCCGCATTTCAAAAAACGTTGGATTGCAGGAACTATTATTGCCTATATTGGTTTATTAATGTGGCTTCAGACAGTAATGTTTCAGCGCCTGAATCTTCATGCAAAGGTAATCAAAACTACTTGGAATAGTCTTAGTAAGGTCATTTTTAACGGTGATTCAACTGTTCCGGTTGGTGGAGGGATGATTGGTGCTTACCTATATAATGGAAGTAATATTTTAATTTCAGAAGTTGGAACAGCGGTATTGTCATGGTTGTTAATGATTATCGGAATTATTGTCTTTTTTGCATTACCATGGCGCGAATTTCTAGTAAAATGTGGGATTGGCATTAAAAAATCTGGAGCAGCCATGGCTAATGCTCACGATCAATTAATGAAAAAGAGAACGGAGAGAGCAACCAAGACAACTACGGTACCATCGATTAGCGTGCCCCTTGCTAAAGCATCAAGGCAGGTTAAAGATTTTTTTGCTGACCAAGAATCAGCAGAGCCAACGTCAACGCCGCCAGTTTCTCCAGCGATGCCTGCTCAAGATCCTGTTGAACCAACTATTAGGGTCGCAGGTGAAAGTCAGGTGGAAGAAACTCAGAGTGGACGTAAGGATGATCAGGACTCGAACCAACGTGATGATGCGGAAATTAAACTTGCAGGAATTGACGCTAAAGAAGACAATGATTATCAATTGCCGCCAGTCAGCCTGCTAAGTCAAGTAAAAGCAACAGATCAGCAGGAAGATTTGAATAATATCAAAAAGAACACCAAAACGCTCCAACAAACTCTAAAATCTTTTGGTGTGGATGCAACAGTTGAAAATGTTAATTTAGGTCCTTCCGTTACCAAATATGAGTTACGCCCAGCAGTAGGAGTAAAGGTTAGTCGAATAACCCATTTGGCTGATGATTTGGCACTTGCACTTGCGGCTAAAGATATCCGGATTGAAGCGCCGATCCCAGGGAAATCATTAATTGGGATTGAAGTTCCGAACCAGCAAATTGCAACAGTTGGTTTTCGCGATATGGTCGAAAATGCTCCTAGTAATGATAATCCCATGGAAGTTCCGCTTGGTCGCAGTGTCACTGGGGATATCAAAATGGCTGATCTAACTAAGATGCCACACCTTCTTATCGCTGGGGCAACTGGTAGTGGTAAGTCTGTTGCAATCAATGTTATCATTACAAGCATTTTATTAAAGGCTAAACCGCATCAGGTAAAGATGTTAATGATTGACCCTAAAAAAGTCGAATTGAGTGTTTATAATGGTATTCCCCATCTACTCAGTCCGGTAGTTTCTGAACCCAAAAAAGCAGCTCGGGCATTAGGAAAAGTTGTTGCAGAAATGGAGCGTCGTTATGAATTGTTTGCAAAATTCGGTGTTCGTAACTTGGATGGATATAATAAGTTGGTCAAACAACAAAATGATGACCATCCTGATGAAGTTCAAGCTAACCTACCATTAATTTTAGTTATTGTTGATGAATTAGCCGACTTAATGATGACTGTTTCTCATGATGTTGAAGATGCAATTGTCCGGATTGCACAAATGGGGCGGGCTGCTGGTATTCATATGATTTTGGCAACTCAGCGTCCTTCTGTCGATGTTATTACAGGGCTTATTAAGGCTAACGTTCCTTCTCGAATTGCCTTTGCGGTTTCTAGCGGGGTTGATTCGCGAACTATTATCGATACTAATGGGGCAGAAAAGCTCCTTGGTCGAGGTGATATGTTATTTGAACCAATTGATCAAAATAAGCCAATCCGGATTCAAGGTGCATTTATTTCTGATCATGATGTTGAATCAGTAGTAGACTTTATAAAAAACGAGCGAGCAGCTGAGTATGACGATAATATGGTTGTAACTGACAGTGAAATTGAGCAAGAAGAGCAAACTGAAGAGGAAGATGAATTATTCCCCGAAGCATTAGATTTTGTGGTTGATCAACAAAAAGCATCAACTTCGCTAATTCAGCGGCGATTTAGAATTGGTTATAATCGTGCAGCAAGAATTATTGATGATATGGAACAGCGCGGTTTTATCGGACCAGCTAATGGCTCAAAACCACGGGAAGTTTATAAGCAAAAAAGTGAGGAATAA
- the murD gene encoding UDP-N-acetylmuramoyl-L-alanine--D-glutamate ligase, which translates to MKKIDEYQGKKVLVMGFGISGINAAHLLVKLGANVTANDKATPKNNDIVDDLKADGIKVITGDNPISLANEGFDVVVKNPGIPYDNPLVAAFVKQGTPIITEAELGWQIFDGHLVSVTGSNGKTTTTTLTQLMIAENAKYQVKYAGNIGISFSKIAEDLGPDDTLVTELSSFQLLGAPTIHPHIAIITNIFSNHLDYHKTRENYINAKLNITRNQTKDDFLVINWDRDEWQKIAQRSQATIVPFSRLNKSHEGSYVEDGMIYWRGQEVMPTKDIRLIGPQNVENALAAIAAAKLSGVTNDAIKKVLTTFSGVRHRLQYVMEYQERLFYNDSKSTDIEATEVALQGFDRPVVLLAGGLDRGYTFERLVPYFKKHVKAMIVFGECKDKMKDAGNQAGVPVIESENAITAVPEAWKLSEPGDVILLSPANASWDQFPSFEVRGDKFIEAVEKLTGKKEQ; encoded by the coding sequence ATGAAAAAAATTGATGAATATCAAGGTAAAAAAGTTCTTGTAATGGGTTTCGGAATTAGTGGCATTAATGCGGCTCACTTATTGGTAAAACTTGGTGCCAATGTTACCGCTAATGATAAAGCAACTCCTAAAAATAATGATATTGTTGATGATTTAAAAGCTGATGGAATCAAGGTAATTACTGGTGATAATCCCATTTCATTAGCTAATGAAGGTTTCGATGTTGTAGTAAAAAATCCTGGAATTCCTTATGATAATCCATTAGTGGCTGCATTCGTTAAGCAGGGGACACCTATTATTACGGAAGCAGAACTAGGATGGCAAATTTTTGATGGTCACCTTGTAAGTGTAACTGGAAGTAATGGGAAGACTACCACAACGACTTTAACTCAACTAATGATTGCTGAAAATGCAAAATATCAAGTGAAATATGCAGGTAATATTGGAATTTCCTTTAGTAAAATTGCTGAGGATTTAGGGCCAGACGATACATTGGTCACGGAATTATCTAGTTTCCAATTATTAGGAGCACCAACAATTCATCCGCATATTGCAATTATTACTAACATTTTTTCTAATCATTTAGACTATCATAAGACACGAGAAAACTATATTAATGCAAAGCTTAATATTACCCGGAACCAAACCAAGGATGATTTCTTAGTTATTAACTGGGATCGTGATGAATGGCAAAAGATTGCTCAGCGTAGTCAAGCTACCATTGTGCCATTTTCTCGTCTCAATAAGAGTCATGAAGGATCTTATGTAGAAGATGGAATGATTTACTGGCGTGGACAAGAGGTTATGCCAACCAAAGATATTCGATTGATCGGTCCCCAAAATGTAGAAAATGCATTGGCAGCAATTGCAGCGGCAAAATTAAGCGGTGTTACAAATGATGCAATAAAGAAAGTTTTAACAACATTTAGTGGAGTCCGTCACCGCTTACAATATGTGATGGAATACCAAGAACGGCTTTTCTACAATGATTCAAAATCAACTGATATTGAAGCTACTGAAGTTGCCTTGCAAGGCTTTGATCGTCCAGTAGTTCTTTTGGCGGGTGGCCTTGATCGTGGTTATACCTTTGAACGGTTGGTTCCTTACTTTAAGAAGCATGTCAAGGCAATGATTGTTTTTGGTGAATGTAAAGATAAAATGAAGGATGCGGGGAATCAAGCAGGGGTTCCAGTAATTGAAAGTGAAAATGCAATTACTGCGGTACCAGAAGCATGGAAGCTGAGTGAACCAGGAGATGTCATTCTCCTCTCGCCTGCTAATGCTAGTTGGGACCAATTCCCGAGCTTTGAAGTTCGTGGTGATAAATTTATTGAAGCAGTTGAAAAATTAACAGGAAAGAAGGAACAATAA
- the rsmH gene encoding 16S rRNA (cytosine(1402)-N(4))-methyltransferase RsmH, with protein MAEFKHVTVLLKEAVAGLNVQPTGTYVDATLGGGGHTQAILQQLVDGHLYSFDQDQTAINYNKEQLKTAIEQQKLTLIEDNFRNLKAELDSYNVKHVNGILYDLGVSSPQFDDAKRGFSYQHDAPLDMRMNQEQKLSAMEVVNEWSYERLVKILYRYGEEKFAKSIARKIEQRRKIAPIKTTFELVDVIKEGIPAAARRHGGHPAKKSFQAIRIAVNDELGALEESLEQALDLLDVGGRISVITFQSLEDRLVKTMFREKTSLSGDVPQGLPVIPAGMEPNFKLINKKPIVASEEELAANHRAHSAKLRIIEKIREGK; from the coding sequence ATGGCAGAATTTAAACATGTAACGGTACTTTTAAAGGAGGCCGTAGCAGGATTAAATGTGCAACCAACAGGTACCTACGTTGATGCAACATTAGGTGGTGGTGGTCATACGCAAGCTATTTTACAACAGCTCGTCGATGGCCACCTATATTCATTTGATCAAGATCAGACGGCAATTAATTACAATAAAGAACAGTTAAAAACAGCAATAGAGCAACAAAAATTAACATTAATTGAAGATAATTTCCGCAACTTAAAAGCGGAATTGGATAGCTATAATGTAAAACATGTTAATGGAATTTTATATGATTTAGGTGTTTCATCTCCACAGTTCGATGATGCTAAAAGAGGTTTTAGCTATCAGCATGACGCCCCCTTAGACATGCGGATGAATCAGGAACAAAAATTGTCGGCAATGGAAGTTGTTAACGAATGGTCATATGAACGGCTCGTTAAGATTCTTTACCGATATGGAGAAGAAAAATTTGCCAAGTCAATTGCTAGAAAGATTGAACAACGCCGAAAGATAGCACCAATAAAGACGACATTTGAATTAGTTGATGTGATTAAAGAGGGAATTCCAGCAGCAGCTCGCCGTCATGGTGGTCATCCAGCGAAAAAGAGTTTTCAAGCTATTCGGATAGCAGTTAACGACGAATTAGGTGCTTTAGAGGAATCGTTAGAGCAAGCATTAGACTTGTTGGATGTTGGAGGACGAATAAGTGTTATTACCTTCCAATCCCTAGAAGATCGGTTAGTAAAGACAATGTTTCGTGAAAAGACTTCATTAAGTGGGGATGTACCGCAGGGATTACCAGTAATACCAGCGGGAATGGAACCAAACTTCAAATTAATTAATAAAAAGCCGATTGTAGCTAGTGAGGAAGAATTAGCGGCAAATCATCGTGCGCATAGTGCCAAGTTGAGGATAATCGAGAAAATTAGAGAAGGAAAGTGA